The genome window GTAACGGTGGTGCTCGACCCTGCCGTGGCCGGCGAGGTGGCGCTTGGCGACATGGCGGTCATCGCTTCCGAACGGTCCATGGTGTTCGGGTTGGTGCAGGCCTTGTCCATCCCGGCGCCGTCGGGCAGGCCCGAGGCGGGGGACCGGCACCTGGCTCGGCTGGCCCTGTTGGGCGAGAGCCAGGGTCCGGAGAGCGAGGATTTTGCCTTCACGCGCGGCGTGACGGCCAGTCCCCGGCTGGGCGGCGTGGCCAGGTTGGCCGTGTCCGACGATCTGGCCCGCATCTACGCCAGGCCGGCCAAATCGAGCGTGCGCATCGGCTCCCTGCACCAGGACCCGGACGTGCCGGCCTTCATGGTGGTGGACGATTTCCTGGGCAAGCATTTCGCCGTGCTCGGCACCACCGGCTCGGGCAAGTCCTGCACCGTGGCCGTGCTTTTGCGCACCGTCCTCGACGCCCATCCCGAGGGCCACATCGTGCTGCTCGACCCCCACGACGAGTATGCCGCCGCCTTCGGCGACCGGGCCGAGTCGGTCACCCCCGACACCCTGACGCTGCCCTATTGGCTGCTCGATTTCGAGGAGATGGTGCAGGTCTTTTGCAGTTCCGAGCGGCCCTACCGCGAGGTCGAGGCCAACATCCTCAAGGAATGCGTGCTGGCGGCCAAGGCCGAGTACTGGCGCGGCGCCGGCGGCGACGAGGCGGGGCTTACCATCGACACGCCCACGCCCTACCGGCTGGCCCGGGTGACGGAACTGCTCAAGGTCGGCATGGGCCGCCTGGACAAGCCGGAAAGCTCCATTCCCTACCTGCGCCTGACGGCCCGGCTGGATGCCCTGCGCCGCGACCGGCGGTTCGCCTTCATGTTCGGCCAGCTCACCATCGAGGACAACATGGGGGAGGTGCTCTCGCGCTATCTGCGCCTGCCGGCCGGGGGCCGGCCGCTGACCATCTTCCAACTGGCCGGCGTGCCGGCGGAGATCGTGGACGTGGTGGTCTCGGTGCTGTGCCGGCTCATTTTCGATTTCGCCTTGTGGGCCGAGCGGGGCCGGGGCGTGCCGGTGCTTTTGGTGTGCGAGGAGGCCCACCGCTACGTGCCGCGCGATTCCGCCGCCGCCTTTGGCCCCACGCGCCGGGCCCTGTCGCGCATCGCCAAGGAGGGCCGCAAGTACGGCGTGTCCCTGGGCCTGGTCACCCAGCGGCCATCCGAGATTTCCGAGACCGTGCTGTCCCAGGTCAACACGCTCGTGTCGCTGCGCATGAGCAACGAGCAGGACCAGCTGTTCGTGCGCCGGGCCATGCCGGAAAACGCGGCCGGGCTGCTTTCCGCCCTGCCGGCCTTGCGCACCCAGGAGGCGGTGGTGGTGGGCGAGGGCGTGCCCGTGCCCATGCGCGTGCGGCTGCGCGACCTGGCCGAGGGCGAGCGGCCGCGCAGCGACACGGCCCGATTTTCCGACGTCTGGAGCCGGCCGTGTAACGACAAGGGCTTTATCGCCGACACCATCGACCGCTGGCGGCGTCAGGTCCGCTGACCCCGTTTCTTGTCAATCCCTGGCGAAGAAGGTAGGGGCAAGGGGTACGTCGCCAAGGAGCCAGGTTCCATGCGTTCATTATCGGCGGCCGTGGCCGCCATGCTGCTTTGCCTCCATACCGTGCCGGCCCTGGCGGCCGGGCCGAAGATGGCGACCGCGCCCATGCCGGTCACGGAAATCCATGGCTTGGCGCTGCCCGACCCCGTGGCCGCCGGCAAGCGCGACGCCGCCATGCGCCAGGCCGGCCGCCGCCTGGACGGGGCACGGCCCGTGGCCTGCCGCTATCCGGCGCTCATCGAGGACAAGAAGCTCTTGCGCCTGGTCAACATCCACAGCCGCAAAAACGGCCTCGACCCGCGCCTGGTCTACGCCGTCATCGAGCAGGAATCGCGTTTCAACGCCTGCGCCGTCTCGCCCAAGGGCGCCCAGGGCCTCATGCAGATCATGCCCGACACGCAAAAGCTCCTGGGGCTGACCGAGCCCTTCGACGCCGAGTGCAACATCGCCGCCGGCACGCGCTACCTCAAGGCCATGCTGGACAAGTTCCGCACCGAGGTCATGGCCCTGGCCGCCTACAACGCCGGCCCGGGCGCGGTGGCCCGCCACGGCGGCGTGCCCCCCTTTGACGAAACCCGGGATTATGTGCTCAAGGTGGTGGACCGCTATTTCTACTTGCGCCAACGGTATCCCGTGGAGGATATCGACGTGATCCACAAGCAGCTGGCCGCCAGGGACCTGCCGTCCCCGGCCGCGGCGGAGCGACCATGAGCGACGAAACCTGGCCCAAGCCCGGTGATCCGGCCCCGGACTTCTCCCTGCCCGACGCCGCGGGCGCGGTCCATTCCCTGGCCGATTTCGCCGGCCGGTATCTGGTCCTGTATTTCTACCCCAAGGACGCAACCAGCGGCTGCACCACCGAGGCCCTGGAATTTTCGGGCCTTTTGCCGCGATTCGCCGCCCTGAACGCGGCCGTGGTCGGGGTGAGCCGCGACAAGCCGGCCAGCCACGCCAGGTTCATCGACAAAAACGACCTGAAAATCCTGCTGCTCTCCGATCCCGACCTCGTGGCCCACAACGCCTACGGCGTCTGGCGGATGAAGAAGATGTGCGGCAAGGAATGCCTGGGCACGGTGCGTTCCACCTTCCTCATCGATCCCAAGGGCATGGTGGAAAAGGCCTGGCCCAAGGTGGCCAAGGCGGCGGGCCATGCCGAGGCCGTCCTGGCCGCCCTGGCCCAACTGGCCGGAGGCTAGCGCCCGATGTCCCTGGCCGTCACGCGCCTGCGCTCGGGCGGGCTCATCACCACCTACCGGTGCCAAAGCGCCTGTCCGCATTGCCTGTATCGCGGCGGGCCGGCCCGGGCGCCCGAGTACATCGACCAGGGCATGGCCACGGCGCTTTTCGCCAAAGCCTTGTCGCTGGGCACCACGGCCATGCACGTGGGCGGCGGCGAGCCCCTGGCCGATCCATTGTCGCTGGCCGGGGTGCTGGCGGCGGCGGCCGAAACCGGCATGCCCCTCGAATACGTGGAGACCAGCGGTTCCTGGTTCGAGGACGCCGACGAGGCCGCGGAGATTCTGGCCGAACTGCGCTCCATGGGGCTTTCAAGGCTTCTTGTCTCCATCAGCCCCATGCACAACGGCTTCATTCCCCTGCGCAAGACCCTGGGAACCATCGAGGCGGCCAGGCATGCCGGCCTGGACCTTTTTCCCTGGCAGGAACATTTCCTGGAGGACTTGCGGGCCTTCGATCCGGACACGACCCATCCCTTCCGGGAGTATCTGGAGCGGTTCGGGGCGGATTACCCGATGCGCATTCGGGAGCGCCTCTGGATCCATCTGGGCGGCCGGGCCTTCGACCTGTTCGGCCCGGCGTTGGGCCGGCAGCCGGTGGCGGCGATCCTGGCCGGCGCCTCGGCCGACTGCCGGGGCGA of Solidesulfovibrio sp. contains these proteins:
- a CDS encoding peroxiredoxin; translation: MSDETWPKPGDPAPDFSLPDAAGAVHSLADFAGRYLVLYFYPKDATSGCTTEALEFSGLLPRFAALNAAVVGVSRDKPASHARFIDKNDLKILLLSDPDLVAHNAYGVWRMKKMCGKECLGTVRSTFLIDPKGMVEKAWPKVAKAAGHAEAVLAALAQLAGG
- a CDS encoding helicase HerA domain-containing protein, which codes for MQRKAIGYVSAVEGAEVTVVLDPAVAGEVALGDMAVIASERSMVFGLVQALSIPAPSGRPEAGDRHLARLALLGESQGPESEDFAFTRGVTASPRLGGVARLAVSDDLARIYARPAKSSVRIGSLHQDPDVPAFMVVDDFLGKHFAVLGTTGSGKSCTVAVLLRTVLDAHPEGHIVLLDPHDEYAAAFGDRAESVTPDTLTLPYWLLDFEEMVQVFCSSERPYREVEANILKECVLAAKAEYWRGAGGDEAGLTIDTPTPYRLARVTELLKVGMGRLDKPESSIPYLRLTARLDALRRDRRFAFMFGQLTIEDNMGEVLSRYLRLPAGGRPLTIFQLAGVPAEIVDVVVSVLCRLIFDFALWAERGRGVPVLLVCEEAHRYVPRDSAAAFGPTRRALSRIAKEGRKYGVSLGLVTQRPSEISETVLSQVNTLVSLRMSNEQDQLFVRRAMPENAAGLLSALPALRTQEAVVVGEGVPVPMRVRLRDLAEGERPRSDTARFSDVWSRPCNDKGFIADTIDRWRRQVR
- a CDS encoding lytic transglycosylase domain-containing protein; protein product: MRSLSAAVAAMLLCLHTVPALAAGPKMATAPMPVTEIHGLALPDPVAAGKRDAAMRQAGRRLDGARPVACRYPALIEDKKLLRLVNIHSRKNGLDPRLVYAVIEQESRFNACAVSPKGAQGLMQIMPDTQKLLGLTEPFDAECNIAAGTRYLKAMLDKFRTEVMALAAYNAGPGAVARHGGVPPFDETRDYVLKVVDRYFYLRQRYPVEDIDVIHKQLAARDLPSPAAAERP
- a CDS encoding radical SAM protein; translated protein: MSLAVTRLRSGGLITTYRCQSACPHCLYRGGPARAPEYIDQGMATALFAKALSLGTTAMHVGGGEPLADPLSLAGVLAAAAETGMPLEYVETSGSWFEDADEAAEILAELRSMGLSRLLVSISPMHNGFIPLRKTLGTIEAARHAGLDLFPWQEHFLEDLRAFDPDTTHPFREYLERFGADYPMRIRERLWIHLGGRAFDLFGPALGRQPVAAILAGASADCRGELTDASHFHMDLYGDYVPGLCSGLAIRAKDLGEPLDPEFYPILSTLAESGIRGLYDYAANLEEFAASPAGYVNKCELCQDIRRHLAERGWFESTELSPAEFYATP